A stretch of the Chitinophaga sp. Cy-1792 genome encodes the following:
- a CDS encoding BamA/TamA family outer membrane protein: MQPPQNLRTSLLKCLLLLAVILTLGACSNTKYLQSNQSLYVSNKVNVKGDMLTSEKQDIKSAISSKSLMVEQPNSKLLGTRIKVWLYNQKYNEKKSNWLWNIVLSKRNLEEPSIYDTTKTKEALSRMTSYLRNQGYFYASVTVDTITKSHKTSTIYNVNTGRNFVIDHITYNVPDSNIMKVVKAHENLSLIQKGSTFKASTFSSERERLTRIIKDAGYYKFNRDAIEFSVDTLNKALFKNPLNPFDGIVNIFNENKGREKPTMNVEVIVKNPEDSLDGTEWQKYFIRHIYAYPDYPINGNPNDTSFKEDNRKYITIRQHQEMLKPKILSKSILLRPGEVYSLQQYNNTINKLYDLGLWLFVTLQYKESKDTTNSLDAYLFLSPRKKQEFGLNFEVSNSSDYLLGSGVSLNYRHINLGRSATQFGFSLNTGIELIKDQNNKWALQSKEFGGEIGFTWPRFALPFNIHQNPRSNVKTRLTLGANYLSRINKFDITSINLSYGYDWNSSAYRRWIVRPFTLNYVGVNLNPGFKDSIVDPNPYLKRSFEPALIGGENFSYIYSNNDLLHQRHYTYFRINFEESGLWLNGINSLISAATNHKSDLESITKVSISNFVKVEADYRHYWKLGQHSSLATRAYAGIGIPYSYSQVLPYIRQFTAGGPNSIRAWRLRTLGPGSYKDSSATAQIFPDQTGDMKLEGNVEYRFDLLRMFGGTINLKGATFLDMGNIWMIKPDPTRPGSEFRFDQLYHDIAMGTGAGLRLDFSFFLIRLDWGIPLKVPYFTGNKNGWYLSQWDLGSGSWRRSNIIWNIAIGYPF, encoded by the coding sequence ATGCAGCCGCCGCAAAATTTAAGGACATCCCTGCTGAAATGCTTGTTGCTACTGGCTGTAATATTGACGTTGGGCGCCTGTTCCAATACTAAATACCTGCAAAGTAACCAGTCGCTGTACGTAAGCAATAAAGTTAATGTCAAGGGAGATATGCTCACCTCAGAGAAACAGGATATCAAAAGCGCAATATCCTCCAAATCCCTGATGGTAGAACAACCCAACTCCAAATTACTGGGTACCCGCATCAAAGTCTGGCTCTATAATCAGAAATACAACGAAAAAAAGTCTAACTGGCTTTGGAATATAGTACTGTCCAAACGTAACCTGGAAGAACCTTCCATCTACGATACCACCAAAACAAAAGAGGCACTGAGCCGAATGACCAGCTACCTCCGCAACCAGGGCTATTTCTACGCTTCTGTCACTGTTGATACGATTACCAAAAGCCATAAAACCAGCACCATATATAATGTCAATACCGGCCGCAACTTCGTGATAGACCATATCACCTACAACGTACCGGATTCCAACATTATGAAAGTGGTAAAGGCACATGAAAACCTTTCCCTCATCCAGAAAGGAAGCACTTTTAAGGCATCTACCTTCAGCAGTGAAAGGGAAAGACTCACCCGTATCATCAAAGATGCCGGCTACTACAAGTTTAACAGGGACGCCATAGAATTCAGTGTAGATACCCTGAATAAAGCACTCTTCAAAAACCCGTTAAACCCATTTGATGGTATCGTCAACATCTTCAATGAAAATAAAGGCCGCGAAAAGCCTACCATGAACGTGGAAGTCATTGTCAAAAACCCGGAAGACAGCCTGGATGGCACCGAATGGCAGAAATATTTTATCCGCCATATCTATGCCTACCCCGACTACCCGATAAACGGCAACCCGAACGACACCTCCTTCAAAGAAGATAACCGGAAGTATATCACCATCCGTCAGCACCAGGAAATGCTGAAGCCTAAAATCCTTTCTAAATCTATCCTGCTAAGGCCGGGAGAAGTATACTCCCTCCAGCAGTATAACAATACGATCAATAAACTATACGACCTCGGCCTGTGGCTGTTCGTAACACTGCAATACAAGGAATCCAAAGACACCACCAACAGCCTCGATGCCTACCTGTTCCTCAGCCCACGCAAAAAACAGGAATTCGGCCTCAACTTCGAGGTAAGTAACAGCTCCGACTACCTCCTGGGTAGTGGCGTGAGCCTGAACTACAGGCATATCAACCTGGGCAGGTCTGCTACCCAGTTCGGATTCAGTCTGAATACAGGTATTGAGCTGATCAAAGATCAAAACAATAAATGGGCCCTGCAGTCTAAGGAATTCGGTGGCGAAATAGGCTTCACCTGGCCACGCTTTGCGCTGCCTTTTAACATTCATCAGAACCCACGTTCCAATGTTAAAACCAGGCTGACACTGGGCGCCAACTACCTCTCCCGTATCAATAAATTCGACATCACCAGTATTAACCTCTCCTATGGTTACGACTGGAACTCCAGCGCCTACAGACGCTGGATCGTACGTCCGTTTACGTTAAACTATGTGGGGGTAAATCTCAATCCGGGGTTTAAAGACTCCATCGTAGACCCTAACCCTTACCTGAAGCGCAGCTTCGAACCCGCGCTCATCGGAGGAGAAAACTTCTCTTATATCTACAGCAATAACGATCTGTTGCACCAGCGCCACTATACCTATTTCCGTATCAACTTCGAAGAATCCGGTTTGTGGCTGAATGGTATCAATAGCCTGATCAGCGCCGCTACCAATCATAAATCCGACCTGGAATCCATCACCAAAGTGAGCATTTCCAACTTTGTCAAAGTAGAGGCAGATTACAGGCATTACTGGAAACTGGGCCAGCACAGCAGCCTCGCTACAAGAGCCTATGCCGGTATCGGTATCCCTTACAGCTATTCGCAGGTATTGCCCTACATCCGCCAGTTTACCGCCGGCGGCCCCAACAGCATCCGCGCATGGCGACTCCGTACCCTGGGCCCTGGCTCCTATAAAGACAGCTCCGCCACCGCACAGATCTTCCCGGACCAAACCGGTGATATGAAACTGGAAGGTAATGTGGAATATCGTTTCGATCTGCTGCGTATGTTCGGTGGTACCATCAACCTGAAAGGTGCCACCTTCCTGGATATGGGTAACATCTGGATGATCAAGCCCGACCCAACCCGCCCCGGCTCTGAATTCCGCTTCGATCAACTCTATCACGATATCGCCATGGGCACCGGTGCCGGTCTGCGACTGGATTTCTCTTTCTTCCTGATACGCCTCGACTGGGGAATTCCCCTGAAAGTACCTTACTTCACCGGTAATAAAAACGGCTGGTACCTCAGCCAGTGGGACCTCGGCAGCGGCAGCTGGCGAAGAAGTAACATCATCTGGAACATAGCTATAGGCTATCCTTTCTAA
- the truB gene encoding tRNA pseudouridine(55) synthase TruB — MQTEEKNKFQEGAVVLINKPLTWTSFDVVRKIRNTTKAKTGHAGTLDPLATGLLICCTGKMTKKINEYQAQEKEYTGTFTLGSTTPTYDLESEPENFKDTSHLTEEAIKAATAQFTGEIMQLPPIHSAIKQNGVPIYTLARQGVEVVVEPRKVTIKEFEITKIEMPVVHFRVVCSTGTYIRSLSNDFGAALGVGGYMSSLCRTRIGEFKLEDAVDINEFIAQHSVKKEG, encoded by the coding sequence ATGCAAACAGAAGAAAAGAACAAATTCCAGGAAGGGGCGGTGGTACTGATAAATAAGCCACTGACCTGGACTTCCTTCGATGTTGTACGCAAGATCAGAAATACCACCAAAGCTAAAACCGGGCATGCGGGCACGCTTGACCCTCTGGCAACCGGGCTGCTGATTTGCTGTACAGGTAAAATGACTAAAAAAATTAACGAATACCAGGCTCAGGAAAAGGAATATACGGGCACTTTTACCCTCGGTTCTACTACGCCTACCTATGATCTGGAGTCTGAACCTGAAAATTTCAAAGATACCAGCCATCTGACAGAAGAAGCCATCAAAGCTGCTACTGCTCAGTTTACAGGTGAGATTATGCAATTACCGCCGATACATTCTGCTATCAAACAAAATGGTGTACCTATTTACACGCTCGCACGTCAGGGGGTAGAAGTGGTGGTAGAGCCAAGAAAGGTGACGATCAAAGAATTTGAAATCACTAAAATTGAAATGCCGGTAGTGCATTTCAGGGTTGTGTGCAGTACCGGAACCTATATCCGCTCACTGTCGAACGATTTTGGCGCTGCATTGGGTGTTGGTGGCTATATGAGCAGCTTATGCCGTACCCGTATCGGGGAGTTTAAGCTGGAAGATGCAGTGGATATCAATGAATTTATTGCACAGCATAGTGTGAAGAAAGAAGGATAG
- a CDS encoding bifunctional 2-polyprenyl-6-hydroxyphenol methylase/3-demethylubiquinol 3-O-methyltransferase UbiG produces MSLQHHKDAKLRYQQQVDNSRDYVLPFIQQEFPTMEGLRVMEVGCGEGGVLTPFLEKGCQCVGVDLMPGRIALAESYLGDYTATGQLKLIAKNIYDVDFLGEFQNSFDVIILKDAIEHIPDQEKIIGHMKQLLSPRGQIYFGFPPWYMPHGGHQQICENKFLSMVPYVHLLPRPIYKGILKAFKEDESTIIDLMEVKDTGISIERFERIVKNTGYKITQRRFYLINPIYKYKFGVSAKQQWKPIAVIPYFRDFLTTCVYYMIKPN; encoded by the coding sequence ATGTCGTTACAACATCATAAAGACGCAAAATTACGTTACCAGCAACAGGTAGATAATTCCCGCGACTATGTGCTGCCCTTCATCCAGCAGGAGTTTCCAACTATGGAAGGCCTCCGCGTAATGGAAGTAGGTTGCGGCGAAGGCGGGGTATTAACTCCTTTTCTGGAAAAGGGCTGCCAGTGTGTAGGCGTAGATCTGATGCCAGGCAGAATTGCACTGGCAGAAAGCTATCTGGGCGACTACACCGCTACCGGTCAGTTAAAGCTGATCGCTAAAAACATTTATGATGTTGATTTTCTTGGAGAGTTTCAGAACTCATTCGATGTAATCATCCTCAAAGATGCCATTGAACACATACCGGATCAGGAGAAGATTATTGGTCATATGAAGCAGCTGCTCAGTCCCCGTGGCCAGATATACTTCGGTTTCCCACCCTGGTACATGCCTCATGGCGGTCATCAGCAGATCTGTGAAAATAAATTCCTGAGCATGGTCCCTTATGTACATCTGCTCCCAAGGCCGATCTACAAAGGTATTCTCAAAGCTTTCAAAGAAGATGAAAGCACGATCATTGACCTTATGGAAGTTAAAGACACCGGTATCTCTATAGAAAGATTCGAAAGAATTGTTAAAAATACCGGCTATAAGATCACACAACGCCGATTCTATCTCATCAACCCGATATATAAATATAAATTCGGCGTAAGCGCAAAACAACAATGGAAGCCAATCGCGGTCATTCCATACTTCAGGGATTTCCTTACCACCTGCGTTTACTACATGATAAAACCTAATTAA
- a CDS encoding RNA methyltransferase, which yields MQELLQAGMSVKAVYATADWLAQHASLLDKVAVQVVEVDDHMLKQLSALTTPHKAMALLDMPPANESLPGKGQVALALENLQDPGNMGTIIRIADWFGIRDIVCSPDCVDVYNPKTIQATMGSIARVRISETDIPAYLAQTELPSYAATLHGKDITSFSKLTEGIILIGNEGRGLTEATIAAATHQITIPRLGGAESLNAAIATGIICGRLLI from the coding sequence GTGCAAGAACTGTTACAGGCGGGGATGTCGGTGAAGGCCGTTTATGCAACTGCCGATTGGCTGGCACAGCATGCGTCGTTGCTTGATAAGGTGGCGGTGCAGGTTGTTGAAGTGGATGATCATATGCTGAAACAGTTATCTGCGCTGACAACACCACATAAAGCCATGGCTTTGCTGGACATGCCTCCTGCCAATGAGTCCTTACCAGGCAAGGGACAGGTAGCGCTGGCACTGGAAAACCTCCAGGACCCGGGCAATATGGGGACCATTATTCGTATAGCCGACTGGTTCGGGATCAGGGATATCGTTTGTTCCCCTGACTGTGTGGATGTCTACAATCCGAAGACTATACAAGCTACTATGGGCAGTATTGCCCGTGTTCGTATATCCGAAACGGATATACCTGCTTACCTGGCACAGACCGAATTACCATCTTACGCGGCAACCCTCCATGGTAAAGATATTACCAGCTTCTCCAAACTCACAGAAGGCATTATTCTGATAGGCAATGAAGGCAGGGGACTGACGGAAGCCACTATTGCAGCGGCTACCCATCAGATCACGATTCCACGCCTGGGCGGCGCCGAATCGCTGAATGCAGCCATCGCCACCGGAATCATCTGTGGCCGGTTGCTGATTTAA